In the Diachasmimorpha longicaudata isolate KC_UGA_2023 chromosome 1, iyDiaLong2, whole genome shotgun sequence genome, one interval contains:
- the LOC135161812 gene encoding PCI domain-containing protein 2, translated as MDSYIMQLKRAWLNMDGLALADLLSLRHKHVNIPQLSTESAMTKAMEHLSAPFEDLVLLHLKTLASANGEDARAVYYNQSAVVQSVTKILQLQKEENWMLPVMNLVCLELRLLAVQAENLKNKNTKPGEVLEKCAECLMGCFRVCAADNRSAEEDTKRWGMLSLVNQLLKVYFRINKLHLCKPLIRAIDSSVYKDHFPLAQRITYKFFVGRKAMFDSDYKSADEYLTYAFEHCHKASSKNKRLILTYLVPVKMLLGYMPKQALLEKYRLMEFWELVEAVKRGDLRKLETVMTKHESFFIGAGIYLIVEKLKLLAYRNLFKKVWLAMNTHQIPVQNLLTALQMYGVEDIDMDETECLVANLIYEGKIKGYISHQHKKLVISKQNPFPNLSSIL; from the exons ATGGATTCTTACATTATGCAG TTAAAAAGAGCCTGGTTGAATATGGATGGACTGGCATTAGCA GATTTATTGTCGCTACGTCACAAACACGTAAACATCCCTCAATTGAGCACTGAAAGTGCAATGACGAAAGCAATGGAGCATTTGTCAGCTCCCTTCGAGGATCTCGTTCTTCTCCATTTGAA AACACTGGCCTCTGCGAATGGAGAAGACGCACGTGCAGTGTACTACAATCAGAGTGCAGTGGTCCAGAGCGTAACAAAAATTCTCCAGTTGCAAAAAGAAGAAAACTGGATGCTCCCTGTGATGAACTTGGTCTGTCTGGAGCTGCGATTATTGGCAGTTCAGGCTGAAAacttgaagaataaaaacacAAAGCCTGGCGAAGTCCTCGAGAAGTGTGCAGAGTGCCTGATGGGATGTTTCAGAGTATGTGCAGCTGATAACAGAAGCGCAGAGGAAGATACGAAACGATGGGGAATGCTCTCTCTCGTTAATCAACTCTTAAAAGTCTATTTTAGAATCAATAAATTGCACCTGTGTAAACCCCTCATCAGGGCTATCGACTCTTCGGTTTATAAGGATCACTTCCCATTGGCTCAGAGGATTACGTATAAATTCTTCGTTGGGAGGAAAGCCATGTTCGATAGTGATTATAAATCAG CTGACGAATATCTCACGTATGCCTTTGAACACTGTCACAAAGCCTCTTCAAAGAATAAACGTCTAATTCTCACATACCTAGTCCCTGTTAAAATGCTCCTCGGGTACATGCCAAAGCAGGCTCTCCTCGAAAAATACCGCCTCATGGAGTTCTGGGAACTGGTCGAGGCAGTCAAACGAGGAGATCTGCGAAAATTGGAAACAGTGATGACTAAGCACGAGAGTTTTTtcattggagctggaatttaCCTCATAGTGGAGAAGTTAAAACTCCTGGCTTATCGAAATTTATTCAAGAAAGTTTGGCTAGCAATGAATACTCATCAAATTCCGGTGCAAAATTTGTTGACTGCCCTTCAGATGTATGGAGTCGAAGACATTGATATGGACGAGACTGAATGCCTAGTTGCGAATTTAATTTACGAAGGAAAGATCAAAGGATACATCTCGCATCAGCACAAAAAGTTAGTTATTTCTAAGCAAAATCCTTTCCCAAATCTTTCTTCGATATTATGA
- the LOC135161784 gene encoding cyclin-dependent kinase 14 isoform X3, producing the protein MYCQDKGSAASKSKEGGTVTMREKKGGALSRVQKLKKRLSHSFGRLSISKEEAEDVANRGSLAYNGFSEEFLDRLERNGNLPVDKDRSYEWGGVGDHERVHRQLSVSSDSKLLDEDIREEARVILRPRKPPRPKSEVFLGPDPAPRRTKRFSAFGGDSPFGKSEGYIKLEQLGEGSYATVFKGYSHLAEQVVALKEIRLQEEEGAPFTAIREASLLKELKHSNIVTLHDIIHTRETLTFVFEFVHTDLSQYMERYGSGGGGLDPRNVKLFLFQLLRGLAYCHRRKVLHRDVKPQNLLISEIGELKLADFGLARAKSVPSHTYSHEVVTLWYRPPDVLLGSTEYSTSLDMWGVGCIFVEMLTGVPTFPGVRCTYDQLDKIFRMLGTPTEETWPGVTRLPGYKTHRLAFYPLRKLGLSFPRLYDVTEGDNMASSLLQLNPDDRIDAEEALKHPYFASLPNKLYELPDEVSIFTVEGIYLFTESRQTYADSRHTALKT; encoded by the exons GTACTGTGACGATGCGAGAGAAGAAGGGAGGCGCACTGAGCAGGGttcaaaaactgaaaaaacgaCTCAGTCACAGTTTCGGGCGACTCT CGATATCGAAGGAGGAAGCTGAAGATGTGGCGAATAGAGGTTCATTGGCTTACAATGGTTTCTCGGAAGAGTTCCTAGACCGTTTGGAGCGAAACGGTAACTTACCCGTGGACAAGGATCGCAGTTACG AGTGGGGTGGTGTGGGTGATCATGAGAGGGTACACCGACAGCTGTCAGTATCCAGTGACTCGAAATTACTGGATGAGGATATCAGGGAAGAGGCCCGAGTGATTCTGAGACCACGTAAACCCCCCAGACCAAAATCAGAAGTATTTCTTGGGCCAGATCCCGCACCGAGAAGAACCAAGAGATTTTCAGCCTTCGGTGGTGATTCGCCATTTGGTAAATCCGAGGGCTACATCAAATTGGAGCAACTTGGTGAGGGTTCATATGCCACTGTGTTCAAGGGTTACAGCCATTTGGCTGAACAGGTCGTCGCACTTAAGGAGATCAGACTTCAGGAGGAGGAGGGCGCGCCATTTACTGCCATACGTGAGGCCAGTCTACTGAAAGAACTTAAACACAGTAACATCGTGACACTACATGATATTATTCACACGCGTGAAACACTTACATTTGTTTTTGAATTTGTTCACACTGATCTCTCGCAGTATATGGAGAGGTATGGCAGCGGGGGTGGTGGACTCGATCCAAGAAATGTGAAATTATTCCTCTTCCAGCTGCTACGGGGACTGGCTTATTGTCATCGCAg GAAAGTACTGCACCGTGATGTCAAGCCTCAGAACCTCCTGATTAGTGAAATAGGTGAACTAAAACTCGCAGACTTTGGTTTAGCGAGGGCAAAATCAGTGCCTTCACATACGTACTCCCACGAGGTCGTGACCCTGTGGTACAGGCCACCGGATGTCCTCCTCGGCTCAACCGAGTATTCAACGTCACTAGATATGTGGGGCGTTGGTTGTATATTCGTTGAGATGCTTACCGGTGTACCAACGTTTCCTGGTGTGAGATGTACCTACGATCAATTGGATAAGATATTTAGAATGTTGGGAACACCAACGGAGGAGACATGGCCAGGTGTCACGAGATTACCCGGTTATAAGACACATCGGTTGGCATTTTATCCACTTAGGAAATTAGGACTGTCCTTTCCCAGACTGTATGACGTGACTGAGGGTGATAACATGGCATCTTCACTGCTGCAGCTCAATCCTGACGATCGAATAGATGCTGAGGAGGCGTTGAAGCATCCATACTTCGCCTCACTTCCTAATAAACTCTATGAGCTGCCTGACG agGTATCGATATTCACCGTCGAAGGGATTTACCTATTCACCGAGTCACGACAAACGTATGCTGACTCACGTCATACAGCCCTCAAAACTTGA
- the LOC135161784 gene encoding cyclin-dependent kinase 14 isoform X2 has product MLDILCSGTVTMREKKGGALSRVQKLKKRLSHSFGRLSISKEEAEDVANRGSLAYNGFSEEFLDRLERNGNLPVDKDRSYAKSITSTSISHVAEWGGVGDHERVHRQLSVSSDSKLLDEDIREEARVILRPRKPPRPKSEVFLGPDPAPRRTKRFSAFGGDSPFGKSEGYIKLEQLGEGSYATVFKGYSHLAEQVVALKEIRLQEEEGAPFTAIREASLLKELKHSNIVTLHDIIHTRETLTFVFEFVHTDLSQYMERYGSGGGGLDPRNVKLFLFQLLRGLAYCHRRKVLHRDVKPQNLLISEIGELKLADFGLARAKSVPSHTYSHEVVTLWYRPPDVLLGSTEYSTSLDMWGVGCIFVEMLTGVPTFPGVRCTYDQLDKIFRMLGTPTEETWPGVTRLPGYKTHRLAFYPLRKLGLSFPRLYDVTEGDNMASSLLQLNPDDRIDAEEALKHPYFASLPNKLYELPDEVSIFTVEGIYLFTESRQTYADSRHTALKT; this is encoded by the exons GTACTGTGACGATGCGAGAGAAGAAGGGAGGCGCACTGAGCAGGGttcaaaaactgaaaaaacgaCTCAGTCACAGTTTCGGGCGACTCT CGATATCGAAGGAGGAAGCTGAAGATGTGGCGAATAGAGGTTCATTGGCTTACAATGGTTTCTCGGAAGAGTTCCTAGACCGTTTGGAGCGAAACGGTAACTTACCCGTGGACAAGGATCGCAGTTACG CCAAGTCGATTACATCAACATCTATATCCCATGTCGCAGAGTGGGGTGGTGTGGGTGATCATGAGAGGGTACACCGACAGCTGTCAGTATCCAGTGACTCGAAATTACTGGATGAGGATATCAGGGAAGAGGCCCGAGTGATTCTGAGACCACGTAAACCCCCCAGACCAAAATCAGAAGTATTTCTTGGGCCAGATCCCGCACCGAGAAGAACCAAGAGATTTTCAGCCTTCGGTGGTGATTCGCCATTTGGTAAATCCGAGGGCTACATCAAATTGGAGCAACTTGGTGAGGGTTCATATGCCACTGTGTTCAAGGGTTACAGCCATTTGGCTGAACAGGTCGTCGCACTTAAGGAGATCAGACTTCAGGAGGAGGAGGGCGCGCCATTTACTGCCATACGTGAGGCCAGTCTACTGAAAGAACTTAAACACAGTAACATCGTGACACTACATGATATTATTCACACGCGTGAAACACTTACATTTGTTTTTGAATTTGTTCACACTGATCTCTCGCAGTATATGGAGAGGTATGGCAGCGGGGGTGGTGGACTCGATCCAAGAAATGTGAAATTATTCCTCTTCCAGCTGCTACGGGGACTGGCTTATTGTCATCGCAg GAAAGTACTGCACCGTGATGTCAAGCCTCAGAACCTCCTGATTAGTGAAATAGGTGAACTAAAACTCGCAGACTTTGGTTTAGCGAGGGCAAAATCAGTGCCTTCACATACGTACTCCCACGAGGTCGTGACCCTGTGGTACAGGCCACCGGATGTCCTCCTCGGCTCAACCGAGTATTCAACGTCACTAGATATGTGGGGCGTTGGTTGTATATTCGTTGAGATGCTTACCGGTGTACCAACGTTTCCTGGTGTGAGATGTACCTACGATCAATTGGATAAGATATTTAGAATGTTGGGAACACCAACGGAGGAGACATGGCCAGGTGTCACGAGATTACCCGGTTATAAGACACATCGGTTGGCATTTTATCCACTTAGGAAATTAGGACTGTCCTTTCCCAGACTGTATGACGTGACTGAGGGTGATAACATGGCATCTTCACTGCTGCAGCTCAATCCTGACGATCGAATAGATGCTGAGGAGGCGTTGAAGCATCCATACTTCGCCTCACTTCCTAATAAACTCTATGAGCTGCCTGACG agGTATCGATATTCACCGTCGAAGGGATTTACCTATTCACCGAGTCACGACAAACGTATGCTGACTCACGTCATACAGCCCTCAAAACTTGA
- the LOC135161784 gene encoding cyclin-dependent kinase 14 isoform X1, whose translation MYCQDKGSAASKSKEGGTVTMREKKGGALSRVQKLKKRLSHSFGRLSISKEEAEDVANRGSLAYNGFSEEFLDRLERNGNLPVDKDRSYAKSITSTSISHVAEWGGVGDHERVHRQLSVSSDSKLLDEDIREEARVILRPRKPPRPKSEVFLGPDPAPRRTKRFSAFGGDSPFGKSEGYIKLEQLGEGSYATVFKGYSHLAEQVVALKEIRLQEEEGAPFTAIREASLLKELKHSNIVTLHDIIHTRETLTFVFEFVHTDLSQYMERYGSGGGGLDPRNVKLFLFQLLRGLAYCHRRKVLHRDVKPQNLLISEIGELKLADFGLARAKSVPSHTYSHEVVTLWYRPPDVLLGSTEYSTSLDMWGVGCIFVEMLTGVPTFPGVRCTYDQLDKIFRMLGTPTEETWPGVTRLPGYKTHRLAFYPLRKLGLSFPRLYDVTEGDNMASSLLQLNPDDRIDAEEALKHPYFASLPNKLYELPDEVSIFTVEGIYLFTESRQTYADSRHTALKT comes from the exons GTACTGTGACGATGCGAGAGAAGAAGGGAGGCGCACTGAGCAGGGttcaaaaactgaaaaaacgaCTCAGTCACAGTTTCGGGCGACTCT CGATATCGAAGGAGGAAGCTGAAGATGTGGCGAATAGAGGTTCATTGGCTTACAATGGTTTCTCGGAAGAGTTCCTAGACCGTTTGGAGCGAAACGGTAACTTACCCGTGGACAAGGATCGCAGTTACG CCAAGTCGATTACATCAACATCTATATCCCATGTCGCAGAGTGGGGTGGTGTGGGTGATCATGAGAGGGTACACCGACAGCTGTCAGTATCCAGTGACTCGAAATTACTGGATGAGGATATCAGGGAAGAGGCCCGAGTGATTCTGAGACCACGTAAACCCCCCAGACCAAAATCAGAAGTATTTCTTGGGCCAGATCCCGCACCGAGAAGAACCAAGAGATTTTCAGCCTTCGGTGGTGATTCGCCATTTGGTAAATCCGAGGGCTACATCAAATTGGAGCAACTTGGTGAGGGTTCATATGCCACTGTGTTCAAGGGTTACAGCCATTTGGCTGAACAGGTCGTCGCACTTAAGGAGATCAGACTTCAGGAGGAGGAGGGCGCGCCATTTACTGCCATACGTGAGGCCAGTCTACTGAAAGAACTTAAACACAGTAACATCGTGACACTACATGATATTATTCACACGCGTGAAACACTTACATTTGTTTTTGAATTTGTTCACACTGATCTCTCGCAGTATATGGAGAGGTATGGCAGCGGGGGTGGTGGACTCGATCCAAGAAATGTGAAATTATTCCTCTTCCAGCTGCTACGGGGACTGGCTTATTGTCATCGCAg GAAAGTACTGCACCGTGATGTCAAGCCTCAGAACCTCCTGATTAGTGAAATAGGTGAACTAAAACTCGCAGACTTTGGTTTAGCGAGGGCAAAATCAGTGCCTTCACATACGTACTCCCACGAGGTCGTGACCCTGTGGTACAGGCCACCGGATGTCCTCCTCGGCTCAACCGAGTATTCAACGTCACTAGATATGTGGGGCGTTGGTTGTATATTCGTTGAGATGCTTACCGGTGTACCAACGTTTCCTGGTGTGAGATGTACCTACGATCAATTGGATAAGATATTTAGAATGTTGGGAACACCAACGGAGGAGACATGGCCAGGTGTCACGAGATTACCCGGTTATAAGACACATCGGTTGGCATTTTATCCACTTAGGAAATTAGGACTGTCCTTTCCCAGACTGTATGACGTGACTGAGGGTGATAACATGGCATCTTCACTGCTGCAGCTCAATCCTGACGATCGAATAGATGCTGAGGAGGCGTTGAAGCATCCATACTTCGCCTCACTTCCTAATAAACTCTATGAGCTGCCTGACG agGTATCGATATTCACCGTCGAAGGGATTTACCTATTCACCGAGTCACGACAAACGTATGCTGACTCACGTCATACAGCCCTCAAAACTTGA